The following are from one region of the Cyanobium gracile PCC 6307 genome:
- a CDS encoding NAD(P)H-quinone oxidoreductase subunit N — protein MASGLGTGALALQLNAGAIAPEAAVLLTLVVCLVVDLAGEKAASRWVPPICYGGLGASLVLLALQWNSPLEPSFLGSFLADNLAIAFRAVVAASTLISLLLSWRYVERSGTPMGEYAAILLAATLGAMFLCGSTDLVSIFISLETLSVASYLLAGYMKRDARSSEAALKYLLVGSAAAAVFLYGASLLYGLSGGATSLATIGLALQTSASPITALALVFVLATVAFKIAAVPFHQWTPDVYEGSPTPVVAFLSVGSKAAGFALAVRLLVGCFESFDAQWKFLFTVLAVLSMVLGNVVALAQTSMKRMLAYSSIGQAGFVMIGLVCGTEDGFSAMVLYMAAYLFMNLGAFACIILFSLRTGSDRIADYAGLYQKDPLITLGLSLCLLSLGGIPPMLGFFGKIYLFFAGWADHQYLLVVVGLVTSVVSIYYYISVIKMMVVKEPQEASDVVKAYPAITWNLAGMQPLRAALVGCVVITAVGGVLSSPLFDWASSTVAGTPILQQAIAATAIAPLG, from the coding sequence ATCGCTTCGGGTCTGGGCACCGGCGCTTTGGCCCTGCAGCTAAACGCCGGGGCGATCGCTCCGGAAGCGGCCGTGCTGCTGACCCTGGTCGTGTGTCTGGTCGTCGACCTGGCCGGCGAGAAGGCCGCCAGCCGCTGGGTGCCGCCCATCTGCTACGGCGGTCTGGGCGCCTCCCTGGTGCTGCTGGCCCTGCAGTGGAACAGTCCGCTGGAGCCCTCCTTCCTCGGCTCCTTCCTGGCCGACAACCTGGCCATTGCCTTCCGGGCGGTGGTGGCCGCCTCCACCTTGATCTCCCTGCTGCTGAGCTGGCGCTATGTGGAGCGCAGCGGCACACCGATGGGCGAATACGCCGCCATCCTGCTGGCCGCCACCCTTGGGGCCATGTTCCTGTGCGGCTCCACCGATCTGGTGAGCATCTTCATCTCCCTGGAAACCCTCTCGGTCGCCAGTTACCTGCTGGCGGGCTACATGAAGCGGGATGCCCGCAGTTCCGAGGCGGCCCTGAAGTATCTGCTCGTGGGATCGGCTGCCGCGGCGGTGTTCCTCTACGGCGCCTCCCTGCTCTACGGCCTCAGCGGCGGTGCCACCAGCCTGGCCACCATCGGCTTGGCCCTGCAGACCAGCGCCTCGCCGATCACCGCCCTGGCCCTGGTGTTCGTGCTGGCCACCGTGGCCTTCAAGATCGCCGCCGTGCCTTTCCACCAGTGGACACCCGATGTCTATGAGGGCTCCCCCACCCCGGTGGTGGCCTTCCTGTCGGTGGGCTCGAAGGCGGCCGGCTTCGCCCTGGCGGTGCGACTGCTGGTGGGCTGCTTCGAGAGCTTCGATGCCCAGTGGAAGTTCCTGTTCACCGTGCTGGCGGTGCTGAGCATGGTGCTCGGCAACGTCGTTGCCCTCGCCCAGACCTCCATGAAGCGGATGCTGGCCTACAGCTCCATCGGCCAGGCCGGCTTCGTGATGATCGGCCTGGTGTGCGGCACCGAGGACGGGTTCTCGGCGATGGTCCTCTACATGGCCGCCTATCTGTTCATGAACCTGGGCGCTTTCGCCTGCATCATCCTCTTCTCGCTCCGCACCGGCAGCGACCGCATCGCCGACTATGCCGGGCTCTATCAGAAGGATCCTCTGATCACTCTGGGGCTGAGTCTCTGTCTGCTCTCCCTCGGCGGCATCCCGCCGATGCTGGGCTTTTTCGGCAAGATCTACCTCTTTTTCGCCGGCTGGGCCGACCACCAGTACCTGCTCGTCGTGGTGGGTCTGGTCACCTCGGTGGTGTCGATCTACTACTACATCTCGGTGATCAAGATGATGGTGGTGAAGGAACCTCAGGAGGCCTCCGACGTGGTCAAGGCCTACCCGGCCATCACCTGGAACCTGGCCGGCATGCAGCCCCTGCGGGCCGCCCTGGTGGGCTGCGTGGTGATCACCGCCGTGGGCGGGGTGCTTTCCAGCCCCCTGTTCGACTGGGCCAGCTCCACCGTCGCCGGCACGCCGATCCTGCAGCAGGCCATCGCCGCCACGGCCATCGCCCCGCTGGGCTGA
- a CDS encoding biotin--[acetyl-CoA-carboxylase] ligase: MIGAIGARRRQHPPAATEAPLEHAPLELAPWRLRWLPVCASTETELDRWLAQDPRLAGDVPLPAPRAVIARRQRFGRGQQGRPWCSPAGGVWLSAALPWPAAAATAAAPGLAVAVGLCLRLEARGLPVRLKWPNDLLLPGVTGGRPRKLAGLLPRLRLRGGTCRWARMGVGLNVANRAPEGAVALAELLGAGLADPLLWCGEVLAALEWAMAWAGRPQEVCRQAERRLHRPDGPIHLDSIDWRIAGLAADGGLRLVHGSAERVLHRGFGAG, from the coding sequence TTGATCGGCGCGATCGGGGCCCGGCGGCGCCAGCACCCCCCGGCGGCCACGGAGGCCCCTCTGGAGCATGCCCCACTGGAGCTGGCCCCCTGGCGGCTCCGGTGGCTGCCGGTGTGCGCCAGCACCGAAACGGAACTGGACCGCTGGCTGGCCCAGGATCCGCGACTGGCCGGCGACGTGCCGCTGCCGGCCCCCCGGGCCGTGATCGCCCGCCGGCAGCGCTTCGGCCGCGGCCAGCAGGGCCGGCCCTGGTGCTCCCCGGCCGGGGGGGTCTGGCTGAGTGCGGCCCTGCCCTGGCCGGCGGCGGCGGCGACGGCCGCGGCCCCCGGCCTGGCCGTGGCGGTCGGGCTCTGCCTGCGGCTGGAGGCCCGGGGGCTGCCGGTGCGGCTCAAGTGGCCCAACGATCTGCTGCTGCCCGGTGTGACTGGTGGCCGGCCCCGGAAGCTGGCGGGCCTGCTGCCCCGCCTGCGGCTGCGGGGGGGCACCTGCCGCTGGGCCCGGATGGGCGTGGGGCTCAACGTCGCCAACCGGGCGCCCGAGGGTGCCGTGGCCCTGGCGGAGCTGCTGGGAGCCGGCCTCGCCGATCCCCTGCTCTGGTGCGGGGAGGTGCTGGCGGCCCTGGAGTGGGCCATGGCCTGGGCCGGGCGGCCCCAGGAGGTCTGCCGGCAGGCGGAGCGGCGCCTGCATCGGCCCGATGGCCCGATCCACCTCGATAGCATCGACTGGCGGATCGCCGGGCTGGCGGCCGACGGCGGCCTGCGCCTGGTGCATGGCTCCGCCGAGCGGGTGCTGCACCGCGGCTTTGGCGCCGGATGA
- a CDS encoding M23 family metallopeptidase, whose protein sequence is MASQPLTVLTALGAGATASWLAMPLVLAQAVPALEPTDQPAPAPTSVQRPSVRIAAPVTRPEFQAPVQPLAPPPPVTGEAPPATLRPGAAERRPEPPRRFDASLDALVREGVVTPAERVRVRGSLLSPQEAATRSRACKAGALSAQECSSGVIIIGRGRKDGLSDGLGEGDLVAGGRGAGFGGFGFGASPLPPITVPVSALLTGAGGSFRLTDVFRVTPRPAPILGNGNQRLLFPLIGSAVTTSGFGYRLHPVLGSWLMHAGRDLAAPEGTPVVAALSGRVVSSGLAGGYGLAVEIEHDRPRRRTLYGHLSELYVKDGEMVRQGEVIGRVGSTGLSTGPHLHFELRLPQDGGWVATDPGDLDPGGGLFAGLAGADGSGPTDAVALLMGQLIATLERPRSPLPLPGERLSVPPAARPAPG, encoded by the coding sequence ATGGCTTCCCAGCCCCTCACCGTCCTGACGGCGCTCGGTGCCGGCGCCACGGCCTCCTGGCTGGCCATGCCGCTGGTGCTGGCCCAGGCCGTTCCCGCCCTCGAGCCGACGGACCAGCCGGCCCCGGCACCGACGTCGGTGCAGCGTCCCTCGGTGCGGATCGCGGCGCCGGTGACCCGCCCCGAGTTCCAGGCGCCGGTCCAGCCCCTGGCCCCCCCGCCCCCGGTCACCGGGGAAGCCCCCCCGGCCACCCTGCGGCCCGGAGCGGCGGAGCGCCGGCCGGAGCCTCCCCGCCGCTTCGACGCCTCCCTCGATGCCCTGGTGCGGGAGGGGGTCGTCACCCCCGCCGAGCGGGTGCGGGTGCGCGGCTCGCTGCTGTCGCCCCAGGAGGCCGCCACCCGCAGTAGGGCCTGCAAGGCCGGCGCCCTCTCGGCCCAGGAGTGCAGCAGCGGCGTGATCATCATCGGCCGCGGCCGCAAGGATGGCCTCAGCGACGGACTGGGCGAGGGGGATCTGGTGGCCGGCGGCCGCGGTGCCGGTTTCGGCGGCTTCGGCTTCGGCGCCTCCCCCCTGCCGCCGATCACCGTGCCCGTCAGCGCCCTGCTCACCGGCGCCGGCGGCAGCTTCCGCCTCACCGACGTGTTCCGCGTCACTCCCCGGCCCGCCCCGATCCTCGGCAACGGCAACCAGCGGCTGCTCTTCCCCCTGATCGGCTCGGCCGTCACCACCAGCGGCTTCGGCTATCGCCTGCATCCGGTTCTGGGCAGCTGGCTGATGCACGCCGGCCGTGATCTGGCGGCGCCCGAGGGCACACCGGTGGTGGCCGCCCTCTCCGGGCGTGTCGTCAGCAGCGGCCTGGCCGGCGGCTACGGCCTGGCGGTGGAAATCGAGCACGACCGACCCAGACGCCGCACCCTCTACGGCCACCTCTCCGAGCTCTACGTCAAGGACGGCGAGATGGTGCGTCAGGGCGAGGTGATCGGCCGGGTCGGCAGCACGGGCCTGAGCACCGGTCCCCACCTGCATTTTGAGCTGCGCCTGCCCCAGGACGGCGGCTGGGTGGCCACCGATCCCGGCGATCTCGATCCGGGCGGCGGCCTGTTCGCCGGCCTGGCCGGAGCCGACGGCAGCGGCCCCACCGACGCGGTCGCCCTGCTGATGGGTCAGCTGATCGCCACCCTCGAGCGTCCCCGCTCCCCCCTGCCCCTGCCCGGGGAGAGGTTGAGCGTGCCCCCCGCCGCCCGTCCGGCGCCGGGCTGA
- a CDS encoding aldo/keto reductase, producing MAAARRPFGRGRPVSAFTLGTMRALDSPAVMEAVLDAALAAGINHIETAPAYGPAEAFLGRALARLGERDPAARASLVLTSKLLPGPEPDDGRAQLRACLRRLGVERLDNLAVHGLNRPEHLAWALSGPGAELLTWATGEGLVGQVGFSSHGDTALIDAALASGRFGFCSLHVHLFDQERLPLARAALAAGIGVMAISPADKGGRLHDPPPELVADCAPFAPLELAYRFLLAEGISSLTLGAAVPEDLAWAVRLADAGSAAHATEGRDLAAALARLEAAGIERLGADRCGQCRQCLPCPNAVPIPALLRLRNLAVGHGMEPFATERYNLIGRAGHWWEAVDASACGRCGACLPRCPLQLPIPDLLADTHRRLAAAPRRRLWG from the coding sequence CTGGCTGCGGCACGGCGGCCCTTCGGACGGGGGCGGCCGGTGTCGGCCTTCACCCTCGGCACGATGCGGGCCCTCGACTCCCCGGCGGTGATGGAGGCGGTGCTGGATGCGGCCCTGGCGGCGGGCATCAACCACATCGAGACGGCCCCCGCCTACGGCCCGGCCGAGGCGTTTCTCGGTCGGGCCCTCGCTCGGTTGGGGGAACGGGACCCCGCAGCCCGTGCCTCCCTGGTGCTGACGAGCAAGCTGCTGCCGGGGCCGGAGCCGGACGACGGCCGGGCCCAGCTGCGGGCCTGCCTGCGGCGGCTGGGGGTCGAGCGGCTCGACAACCTGGCGGTGCACGGCCTCAACCGGCCGGAGCATCTGGCCTGGGCCCTGTCAGGGCCGGGGGCCGAGCTGCTGACCTGGGCCACGGGCGAGGGGCTGGTGGGGCAGGTGGGCTTCAGCAGCCACGGCGACACCGCCCTGATCGACGCGGCCCTGGCAAGCGGCCGCTTCGGCTTCTGCAGCCTGCATGTGCATCTGTTCGACCAGGAGCGGCTGCCCCTGGCCCGGGCCGCCCTGGCCGCGGGGATCGGCGTGATGGCCATCTCCCCGGCTGACAAGGGCGGCCGTCTCCATGACCCACCCCCCGAGCTGGTCGCCGACTGCGCCCCCTTCGCGCCGCTGGAGCTGGCCTACCGCTTCCTGCTGGCCGAGGGGATCAGCAGCCTCACCCTGGGGGCCGCCGTGCCGGAGGACCTGGCGTGGGCGGTGCGGCTGGCCGACGCCGGCAGCGCCGCCCACGCCACAGAAGGGCGGGACCTGGCGGCGGCGCTGGCCCGCCTGGAGGCCGCCGGCATCGAGCGGCTCGGGGCCGACCGTTGCGGCCAGTGCCGCCAGTGCCTGCCCTGCCCCAACGCCGTGCCGATCCCGGCCCTCCTGCGGCTTCGCAACCTGGCGGTCGGCCATGGCATGGAGCCCTTCGCCACGGAGCGCTACAACCTGATCGGCCGGGCCGGCCACTGGTGGGAGGCGGTGGATGCCTCCGCCTGCGGCCGCTGCGGCGCCTGCCTGCCCCGCTGCCCGCTGCAGCTGCCCATCCCCGACCTGCTGGCGGACACCCACCGCCGGCTGGCGGCCGCCCCGCGACGGCGCCTGTGGGGCTGA
- a CDS encoding DUF2232 domain-containing protein, whose amino-acid sequence MTPPLRRQLSHRQARQLMDTAYLAAATALLWVALYYLPVGSPLFRLALPLPMALLQLRHGWRCALEGVVVTTLLLVALMGPIRGPLVLFPYGLLSLWLGWGWRRRSSWWLTLGVGGLIGAAGFLVRVAVLSVLVGENLWVVITTAAANLLDRLAGVVGLAGGFDLDQVQVAALLLVLLQNLIVVLALHAVAYWIFPRLDQPISEPPPALRGLVALDPL is encoded by the coding sequence ATGACCCCTCCCCTGCGGCGCCAGCTGAGCCATCGCCAGGCGCGCCAGCTGATGGACACCGCCTACCTGGCGGCCGCCACCGCCCTGCTCTGGGTGGCGCTCTACTACCTGCCGGTGGGCAGCCCCCTGTTCCGCCTCGCCCTGCCCCTGCCCATGGCCCTGCTGCAGCTGCGCCATGGCTGGCGCTGCGCCCTGGAGGGCGTGGTGGTGACGACCCTGCTGCTGGTGGCCCTGATGGGCCCGATCCGCGGGCCCCTGGTGCTGTTCCCCTATGGCCTGCTCTCCCTCTGGCTGGGCTGGGGCTGGCGTCGTCGCAGCAGCTGGTGGCTGACCCTGGGGGTGGGGGGCCTGATCGGCGCCGCCGGCTTCCTGGTGCGGGTGGCCGTGCTCTCGGTGCTGGTGGGCGAGAACCTCTGGGTGGTGATCACCACGGCCGCGGCCAACCTGCTGGACCGGCTGGCGGGGGTGGTGGGTCTGGCGGGCGGTTTCGATCTCGACCAGGTGCAGGTCGCTGCCCTGCTGCTGGTGCTGCTCCAGAACCTGATCGTGGTGCTGGCGCTCCACGCCGTCGCCTACTGGATCTTCCCCCGGCTCGACCAGCCCATCAGCGAGCCGCCGCCGGCCCTGCGCGGCCTGGTGGCCCTCGACCCCCTTTGA
- a CDS encoding bifunctional nuclease family protein, translating to MVEMRVAGIALDAASRSPIVLLRDPSGRRQVPIWIDQAQAQNILSGLNRERPPRPLSHDLMASLLEAGGLRLERVIIHTIEDNTFRAVLKLNNGSDAPLELDARPSDAIALALRTDSGIWMLEEVVADASIPVDAEADAEDQEDFRRFLDRTTPADLIRHIGRTVAEADPGPEDGPEGGRPGL from the coding sequence ATGGTTGAAATGCGTGTCGCCGGGATCGCACTGGATGCGGCCAGCCGCAGCCCCATCGTGCTGCTGCGGGACCCGTCCGGCCGCCGGCAGGTACCGATCTGGATCGACCAGGCCCAGGCCCAGAACATCCTCTCGGGTCTCAACCGGGAGCGGCCGCCCAGGCCCCTCAGCCACGACCTGATGGCCAGCCTGCTGGAGGCCGGTGGCCTGCGGCTGGAGCGGGTGATCATTCACACGATCGAGGACAACACGTTCCGCGCCGTGCTCAAGCTCAACAACGGCAGCGACGCGCCCCTCGAGCTTGACGCCCGGCCCAGCGATGCCATCGCCCTGGCCCTGCGCACCGACAGCGGCATCTGGATGTTGGAGGAGGTGGTCGCCGACGCCTCGATTCCCGTGGATGCGGAGGCCGATGCCGAGGACCAGGAGGATTTCCGCCGCTTCCTGGACCGCACCACCCCGGCCGACCTGATCCGCCACATCGGCCGCACCGTCGCCGAGGCCGATCCGGGCCCGGAGGACGGCCCCGAAGGCGGCCGCCCTGGCCTCTGA
- a CDS encoding NaMN--DMB phosphoribosyltransferase: protein MSLTGRIAGSAAAAEAWGRCWRQAWPQAEVLVLLAGTATAAVPGISAAGATPASRRRTAAADAELLVLGPAGERPHALPPLPAGVSPALISHVVLRELGLAPLLVDLGCPVAPAVAHLRLPGPAGAGPARCLSSGAALDPGRLEALLALGRRWGERLPPGRPLLLAECVPGGTSTALAVLTGLGVAADGLVSGSLRHPDHGRKAALVARGLAAAGLEGGEGGAARVAAAVGDPMQPLAAAMVLAAAAGRPVLLAGGSQMAAVLALALALAPPSLRPAVAAAAAVGTTAWVAQEAGSDLALLLRRIGERWGVEPLAFAADLRFPDPCHPALAAYERGYVKEGVGAGGLALLWQLSGRSAPALARLCDQDCATLLGPPPPTVR from the coding sequence TTGAGCCTGACGGGGCGGATCGCCGGCTCCGCGGCCGCCGCCGAGGCCTGGGGCCGGTGCTGGCGGCAGGCGTGGCCCCAGGCGGAGGTGCTGGTCCTGCTGGCGGGCACGGCCACGGCCGCCGTGCCCGGTATCTCCGCCGCCGGCGCCACCCCCGCCTCCCGCCGCCGCACGGCGGCGGCCGATGCCGAGCTGCTGGTGCTGGGCCCCGCCGGCGAGCGCCCCCACGCCCTGCCGCCCCTTCCCGCCGGGGTGTCCCCCGCCCTGATCAGCCATGTGGTGCTCCGGGAGCTGGGCCTGGCCCCCCTGCTGGTCGACCTGGGCTGCCCCGTGGCCCCGGCGGTGGCCCACCTCCGGCTGCCGGGGCCGGCGGGGGCCGGCCCGGCCCGCTGCCTGAGCAGCGGGGCGGCGCTCGATCCGGGGCGGCTGGAGGCCCTGCTGGCCCTGGGCCGGCGCTGGGGAGAACGCCTGCCGCCGGGACGTCCCCTGCTGCTGGCGGAATGCGTGCCCGGGGGCACCAGCACCGCCCTGGCGGTGCTCACGGGCCTGGGGGTGGCGGCCGATGGGCTGGTGAGCGGCAGCCTGCGCCACCCCGACCACGGCCGCAAGGCGGCCCTGGTGGCACGGGGGCTGGCGGCGGCCGGCCTGGAGGGCGGCGAAGGCGGCGCCGCCCGGGTGGCCGCCGCCGTGGGGGATCCGATGCAGCCCCTGGCCGCCGCCATGGTGCTGGCCGCCGCCGCCGGCCGGCCGGTGCTGCTGGCGGGGGGGAGCCAGATGGCGGCGGTGCTGGCCCTGGCCCTGGCCCTGGCTCCCCCCTCCCTGCGCCCCGCGGTCGCCGCCGCCGCGGCCGTGGGTACGACCGCCTGGGTGGCCCAGGAGGCGGGCAGCGACCTGGCCCTGCTGCTGCGGCGCATCGGCGAGCGCTGGGGGGTGGAGCCCCTGGCCTTCGCGGCCGACCTGCGCTTTCCCGATCCCTGCCACCCGGCCCTGGCGGCCTACGAGCGGGGTTACGTCAAGGAGGGCGTGGGGGCGGGGGGCCTGGCCCTGCTCTGGCAGCTCAGCGGCCGCTCCGCCCCGGCCCTCGCCCGCCTCTGCGACCAGGACTGCGCCACCCTGCTGGGGCCGCCGCCGCCTACGGTCCGCTGA
- the topA gene encoding type I DNA topoisomerase, which produces MAHTLVIVESPTKARTIRAFLPKTFRVEASMGHVRDLPNNASEIPAAHKGEKWANLGVNTANGFEPLYVVPKDKKKVVKELKDALKDADQLLLATDEDREGESISWHLLQLLGPKVPVKRMVFHEITKEAIGRALDQTRDLDMELVHAQETRRILDRLVGYTLSPLLWKKVAWGLSAGRVQSVAVRLLVQRERARRAFRSGSYWDLKARLEQTALPFEAKLTHVGAERIAGGSDFDETTGGLKSGSKVKLLSEAEAAALKAAVETAPWRVAAVEEKPTVRKPVPPFTTSTLQQEANRKLRLSARDTMRTAQALYERGFITYMRTDSVHLSDQALTAARNCVGAMYGKEFLSPAPRQFSTKARNAQEAHEAIRPAGESFRTPKDTGLDGRDLALYELIWKRTVASQMADARLTLLAVDIEAAGATFRASGKRIDFAGFFRAYVEGSDDPDAALEGQEVLLPSLAVGDSPLCRGVEALGHQTQPPARYSEAALVKTLEKEGIGRPSTYASIIGTIVDRGYATLQNNSLTPSFTAFAVTALLEEHFPDLVDTAFTSKMEHTLDEISTGKVSWLPYLETFYKGEKGLETQVQQREGDIDPGISRTVVLEGLPCVVRIGRFGAYLETKRVADDGSEELLKATLPQEITPADLDAEKAELLLRQKAEGPESLGEDPETGEQVYLLFGQYGPYVQRGQVSEEVPKPKRASLPKGVKPEDLSLEDALGLLRLPRHLGEHPDGGKVQAGLGRFGPYVVHDKGKGEKDYRSLKAEDDVLAVGLSRALELLAMPKKGRGGRTALKDLGVPEGSEEAIQLFDGPYGLYVKQGKVNASLPEGTTAETISLEQAVELLAAKAASGKGASRSRAGTKAAAKPAARTSAAKTGTTKAGTTKTGAAKAPSTRSAAAKAAGATTAAAKKPPATTKSGRLRASAVRVIKPAAS; this is translated from the coding sequence GTGGCCCACACCCTGGTCATCGTCGAGAGCCCCACCAAGGCCCGCACCATCCGGGCGTTCCTGCCCAAGACCTTCCGGGTGGAGGCGTCGATGGGCCACGTGCGCGATCTTCCCAACAACGCCAGCGAGATTCCCGCCGCCCACAAGGGCGAGAAATGGGCCAACCTCGGCGTCAACACCGCCAACGGCTTCGAACCCCTCTACGTGGTGCCGAAGGATAAGAAAAAGGTGGTGAAGGAGCTCAAGGACGCCCTCAAGGACGCCGACCAGCTGCTGCTGGCCACGGATGAGGACCGCGAAGGCGAGAGCATCAGCTGGCACCTGCTCCAGCTGCTCGGGCCGAAGGTGCCAGTGAAGCGGATGGTGTTCCACGAGATCACCAAGGAGGCGATCGGCCGCGCCCTCGACCAGACCCGTGACCTGGACATGGAGCTGGTCCATGCCCAGGAGACCCGGCGCATCCTCGATCGTCTGGTGGGCTACACCCTCTCGCCCCTGCTCTGGAAGAAGGTGGCCTGGGGCCTCTCCGCCGGCCGCGTCCAGTCGGTGGCGGTGCGGCTGCTGGTGCAGCGTGAACGGGCCCGGCGGGCGTTCCGCAGCGGCAGCTACTGGGATCTCAAGGCCCGCCTGGAGCAGACGGCCTTGCCCTTCGAGGCCAAGCTCACCCACGTGGGGGCCGAGCGCATCGCCGGCGGCTCCGACTTCGACGAGACCACCGGCGGCCTCAAGAGCGGCAGCAAGGTGAAGCTGCTCAGCGAGGCTGAGGCGGCGGCGCTCAAGGCCGCCGTGGAAACCGCCCCCTGGCGGGTGGCGGCGGTGGAGGAGAAGCCCACGGTGCGCAAGCCCGTGCCCCCCTTCACCACCAGCACCCTGCAGCAGGAGGCCAACCGCAAGCTGCGGCTCTCGGCCCGCGACACCATGCGCACGGCCCAGGCCCTCTACGAGCGGGGCTTCATCACCTACATGCGCACCGACTCGGTGCACCTCTCCGACCAGGCCCTGACGGCGGCCCGCAACTGTGTCGGTGCCATGTACGGCAAGGAGTTCCTCAGCCCGGCGCCGCGCCAGTTCAGCACCAAGGCCCGCAACGCCCAGGAAGCCCACGAGGCGATCCGGCCCGCCGGCGAGAGCTTCCGCACCCCGAAGGACACCGGCCTCGACGGCCGCGACCTGGCGCTCTACGAGCTGATCTGGAAGCGGACCGTCGCCAGCCAGATGGCCGATGCCCGGCTCACCCTGCTGGCCGTCGACATCGAGGCGGCGGGCGCCACCTTCCGGGCCAGCGGCAAGCGCATCGACTTCGCCGGCTTCTTCCGCGCCTATGTGGAGGGCAGCGACGATCCCGATGCGGCCCTGGAGGGCCAGGAGGTGCTGCTGCCCTCGCTCGCCGTCGGCGACAGCCCGCTCTGCCGGGGCGTCGAGGCCCTCGGCCACCAGACCCAGCCCCCCGCCCGCTACAGCGAGGCGGCCCTGGTCAAGACCCTGGAGAAGGAGGGCATCGGCCGCCCCTCCACCTACGCCAGCATCATCGGCACCATCGTCGACCGGGGTTACGCCACCCTGCAGAACAACTCCCTCACCCCCAGCTTCACGGCCTTCGCCGTGACGGCCCTGCTGGAGGAGCACTTCCCCGACCTGGTGGACACGGCGTTCACCTCGAAGATGGAGCACACCCTCGACGAGATCTCCACGGGCAAGGTGTCCTGGCTGCCCTACCTGGAGACCTTCTACAAGGGGGAGAAAGGCCTGGAGACCCAGGTGCAGCAGCGGGAGGGCGACATCGACCCCGGCATCTCCCGCACGGTGGTGCTGGAGGGGCTGCCCTGCGTCGTGCGCATCGGCCGTTTCGGCGCCTACCTGGAGACCAAGCGGGTGGCCGACGACGGCAGCGAGGAGCTGCTCAAGGCCACGCTGCCCCAGGAGATCACCCCGGCCGACCTCGACGCCGAGAAGGCCGAGCTGCTGCTGCGCCAGAAGGCCGAGGGGCCCGAATCGCTCGGGGAGGACCCCGAGACCGGCGAGCAGGTGTATCTGCTGTTCGGCCAGTACGGGCCCTACGTGCAGCGCGGCCAGGTGAGCGAGGAGGTGCCCAAGCCCAAGCGGGCTTCCCTGCCCAAGGGCGTCAAGCCCGAGGACCTCAGTCTGGAGGACGCCCTGGGGCTGCTGCGGCTGCCCCGCCACCTGGGCGAGCACCCCGACGGCGGCAAGGTGCAGGCCGGGCTGGGGCGCTTCGGTCCCTACGTGGTCCACGACAAGGGCAAGGGCGAGAAGGACTACCGCTCCCTCAAGGCCGAGGACGACGTGCTGGCCGTGGGGCTGAGCCGGGCCCTGGAGCTGCTGGCCATGCCCAAGAAGGGCCGCGGCGGCCGTACCGCCCTCAAGGATCTCGGCGTGCCGGAGGGTTCCGAGGAGGCCATCCAGCTGTTCGATGGTCCCTACGGCCTCTACGTCAAGCAGGGCAAGGTGAACGCCTCCCTGCCGGAGGGCACCACCGCCGAGACCATCAGCCTGGAGCAGGCGGTGGAGCTGCTGGCCGCCAAGGCCGCCAGCGGCAAGGGGGCGTCCCGGTCCCGGGCCGGGACCAAGGCCGCCGCCAAGCCCGCCGCCAGGACATCCGCCGCCAAGACGGGAACCACCAAGGCTGGGACCACCAAGACGGGAGCCGCCAAGGCCCCCTCCACCAGGAGCGCGGCCGCCAAAGCCGCCGGCGCGACCACCGCCGCCGCCAAGAAGCCCCCCGCCACCACCAAGTCCGGTCGCCTGCGGGCCAGCGCCGTGCGGGTGATCAAGCCCGCGGCCAGCTGA
- a CDS encoding ABC transporter ATP-binding protein yields MESLPPPVAELVHVSKIYGSGDTEVRALDDLSLTVQKGDYLAVMGASGSGKSTAMNILGCLDRPSSGSYRLNGTDVDSLDDDELADLRNQQLGFVFQQFHLLPQLSAIDNVMLPMIYARVPKEERRRRALAALDRVGLSHRLENKPNQLSGGQQQRVALARAIINDPAMLLADEPTGALDSHTTEEVLSLFGDLNAQGITILLVTHETEVGARADRVVHFRDGRVSA; encoded by the coding sequence ATGGAGTCCCTCCCCCCACCGGTGGCCGAACTGGTCCACGTGTCGAAGATCTACGGCAGCGGCGACACCGAGGTGCGCGCCCTCGACGACCTGTCGCTGACCGTCCAGAAGGGCGACTATCTGGCGGTGATGGGGGCCAGCGGCTCCGGCAAGAGCACGGCGATGAACATCCTTGGCTGCCTGGACCGCCCCAGCTCCGGGAGCTACCGGCTCAACGGCACCGATGTGGACAGCCTCGATGACGACGAGCTGGCCGACCTGCGCAATCAGCAGCTGGGCTTCGTCTTCCAGCAGTTCCACCTGCTGCCCCAGCTGAGCGCGATCGACAACGTGATGCTGCCGATGATCTATGCCCGCGTGCCCAAGGAGGAGCGGCGGCGGCGGGCCCTGGCGGCCCTCGACCGGGTGGGCCTCTCCCACCGCCTGGAGAACAAGCCCAACCAGCTCTCCGGGGGCCAGCAGCAGCGGGTGGCCCTGGCCCGGGCGATCATCAACGATCCGGCCATGCTGCTGGCCGACGAGCCCACCGGTGCCCTCGACTCCCACACCACCGAGGAGGTGCTGAGTCTGTTCGGCGATCTCAATGCCCAGGGGATCACCATCCTGCTGGTGACCCATGAAACCGAAGTCGGCGCAAGGGCCGACCGGGTGGTGCACTTTCGCGACGGCCGCGTCAGCGCCTGA